The following are encoded in a window of Collinsella aerofaciens genomic DNA:
- a CDS encoding alpha/beta fold hydrolase codes for MALITSYHVPGLYVEDHSIDVPLDWRGLEPMLLAVGSTMRRGAMPAPIAGAPESIKLFYRVVSAPDRINDDLPLLLFLQGGPGGESPRPLSPTSDGWIEEAVKHFRVVLPDQRGTGRSSCVDGRTIKALGDRATAAGADTARSQADFLKRHLASSIVRDFEYLRLVGFGGKPWVTLGQSYGGFLTLSYLSLFPEGVAASFTCGGIPHVPASASEVYAHTFPRMAAKTQQYYDRYPADVERVAALADALEAQKPVLPDGSPMTVERLQLMGSDFGMKPSFERMHWTIDHAFVTGDGTLSCGSSVSDSFLMRAFERTNTRTNPLYWTLQEFIYADGDTMPIRWAAAEEKAHRAEFDTLARPLMFTGEAMFPWMFEQMPELKPFKPAMDLLMEDTSWDKIYDPQRLACNEVPLQAAVYFDDMYVDSGLQLDTLSRVGNSHAWVTNEFEHDGLHGSVVFKHLFDEALNRGDLRQIF; via the coding sequence ATGGCCCTCATCACTTCGTACCACGTCCCCGGCCTTTACGTCGAGGACCACAGCATCGACGTCCCCCTTGACTGGCGCGGCCTGGAGCCGATGCTCCTGGCCGTCGGCAGTACCATGCGCCGCGGCGCCATGCCGGCACCCATCGCCGGCGCGCCCGAGAGCATCAAGCTCTTCTACCGCGTGGTTAGCGCGCCCGACCGCATCAACGACGATCTGCCGCTGCTCCTGTTTTTGCAGGGCGGCCCCGGCGGCGAGAGCCCACGTCCGCTGTCGCCCACAAGCGACGGCTGGATCGAGGAGGCCGTCAAGCACTTCCGCGTGGTCCTTCCCGACCAGCGCGGCACCGGACGCAGTAGCTGCGTGGACGGACGCACGATCAAGGCACTGGGTGATCGCGCAACGGCCGCCGGCGCCGATACAGCACGCTCGCAGGCGGACTTCCTCAAGCGCCACCTCGCCAGCTCCATCGTGCGCGATTTTGAGTACCTGCGCCTAGTGGGCTTTGGCGGCAAGCCGTGGGTCACGCTCGGCCAAAGCTACGGCGGTTTTTTGACGCTGAGCTACCTGTCGCTCTTCCCCGAGGGCGTGGCGGCGAGCTTTACCTGCGGCGGCATCCCCCACGTACCGGCGAGCGCAAGCGAGGTCTACGCGCACACCTTCCCGCGCATGGCCGCCAAGACGCAGCAGTATTATGACCGCTATCCCGCTGACGTCGAGCGCGTGGCAGCCCTGGCCGATGCGCTCGAGGCTCAGAAGCCCGTGCTGCCCGACGGCTCGCCGATGACGGTCGAGCGCCTACAGCTCATGGGCAGCGACTTTGGCATGAAGCCGAGCTTTGAGCGCATGCATTGGACTATCGATCACGCTTTTGTTACTGGCGACGGTACGCTGAGCTGCGGCTCCTCGGTATCCGACAGCTTTTTGATGCGCGCCTTCGAGCGCACCAACACACGCACGAACCCGCTGTACTGGACACTGCAGGAGTTTATCTACGCCGACGGCGACACCATGCCCATTCGCTGGGCCGCAGCAGAGGAGAAGGCCCATCGTGCCGAGTTCGACACACTCGCGCGCCCGCTCATGTTTACCGGCGAGGCCATGTTCCCGTGGATGTTCGAGCAGATGCCCGAGCTCAAGCCCTTCAAGCCCGCCATGGACCTGCTGATGGAAGACACCAGCTGGGACAAGATCTACGACCCGCAGCGACTGGCGTGCAACGAGGTGCCCCTGCAGGCCGCGGTGTATTTCGACGACATGTACGTGGATTCGGGCCTGCAGCTTGATACGCTCAGCCGCGTGGGCAACTCGCATGCCTGGGTGACCAACGAGTTCGAGCACGACGGCCTGCACGGTAGCGTGGTATTCAAGCACCTCTTCGACGAAGCCCTCAACCGCGGAGACCTGCGCCAGATCTTCTAG
- the proB gene encoding glutamate 5-kinase, protein MTTSYKTMVVKIGSSTVVGADGKVNRAFIGGLADQAAALRKLGWRLVVVSSGAIACGYPVLGFDRKPVGDLPSLQACASAGQCIISSAYDEEFHARDLLTSLVLLTRHDTARRTSYLHARDALLRLVELGVVPVVNENDTVTVDEIKFGDNDTLAALVSCLVSADLCVTLSDIDGLYTANPHEDPTAEFIPVVRKIDAKIIASAGDSSTSVGTGGMITKIRASRILMTAGIQSVICSGEEPDALVRLARGESVGTLFDPPAERLDIAPRKLWIALGDKAHGSVTVDDGAAKALVSRGSSLLAVGIREVDGEFAEGDVLDVCDPSGMVVARGIAEADSDVLELAAGRRQDQIASNRLLADLAEKPAIHRDNLIVFA, encoded by the coding sequence ATGACGACTTCTTATAAAACGATGGTGGTAAAGATCGGCTCGTCCACGGTGGTGGGTGCCGACGGTAAGGTCAACCGCGCGTTTATCGGTGGCCTGGCCGATCAGGCCGCGGCCCTGCGCAAGCTCGGCTGGCGCTTGGTCGTGGTGAGCTCCGGAGCCATTGCCTGTGGCTATCCCGTGCTGGGCTTCGACCGCAAGCCGGTCGGTGACCTGCCGAGTCTGCAGGCCTGCGCCTCGGCCGGTCAGTGCATCATCTCGTCGGCCTACGACGAGGAGTTCCATGCGCGTGACCTACTCACCTCGCTCGTGCTGCTCACGCGCCACGACACGGCGCGCCGTACGTCCTACCTGCACGCGCGCGACGCCCTGCTGCGCCTGGTGGAGCTGGGCGTGGTGCCGGTCGTCAACGAGAACGACACCGTCACCGTCGACGAGATCAAGTTCGGCGACAACGACACGCTGGCGGCGCTCGTGAGCTGCCTGGTTTCTGCCGACCTGTGCGTGACGCTTTCGGACATTGACGGCCTCTACACCGCCAATCCGCATGAGGATCCGACGGCCGAGTTTATCCCGGTCGTGCGCAAAATCGATGCCAAGATCATTGCCTCGGCGGGCGATTCTTCGACGTCGGTGGGCACCGGCGGCATGATCACCAAGATCCGCGCGAGCCGCATTTTGATGACGGCCGGCATTCAGAGCGTGATTTGCTCGGGCGAGGAGCCCGATGCGCTCGTGCGCTTGGCCCGTGGCGAGAGCGTGGGAACCCTGTTCGATCCGCCGGCGGAGCGCCTGGACATTGCGCCCCGCAAGCTGTGGATCGCGCTAGGCGACAAGGCGCATGGTTCGGTGACGGTCGATGACGGCGCTGCGAAGGCGCTGGTTAGCCGTGGATCTTCCCTGCTTGCGGTGGGTATTCGCGAGGTCGATGGCGAGTTTGCCGAGGGCGATGTGCTCGATGTGTGCGACCCGAGCGGTATGGTTGTCGCCCGCGGTATCGCCGAGGCCGATTCGGACGTGCTGGAGCTTGCGGCGGGCCGCCGCCAGGACCAGATCGCCAGCAACCGCCTGCTGGCCGACCTGGCCGAGAAGCCCGCGATCCACAGGGACAACTTGATTGTATTTGCTTAA
- a CDS encoding nicotinate phosphoribosyltransferase, which yields MALTDISHPTDIAMLTDLYELTMAQGLWESGKANEQGCFTAFYRDHPFGSAYAVMCGTAELPELVENLCFTPEDIDYLASLQAPAGGAMFKPAFLDYLRNFRAHVNIDAVPEGELVFPREPMVRVTGPALECQLLETALLNIVGFQTLVATKTARVVLAADGRPVAEFGLRRAQGPDGGLAVARASYVAGCSSTSNVLAGRRYGIPVFGTHAHSWVMSFDSELEAFRAFAKSSPKNCTLLIDTYDVREGCEHAITVAKEMEAAGERLSAIRIDSGDLAKLSKYVRGRFDAEGLPYVGISVSNDLDEYTIQSLLDQGAPIDSFGVGTKLATCYDQPALGGVYKLSARRASDADPWTPVVKLSEQPYKRTIPGVQRVRRYYDGFGGPVCDMIYDEDHLAGEGAARGNTLVAVNDAALVTDVSELEYRELLVPIVRDGSAVAPRESIEDARERCAWALDHLDAAFKRFLYPQTYVVGMEQGLAQVRDELVRKNMAAASAFPWAK from the coding sequence ATGGCTTTGACCGACATCTCGCATCCTACCGACATCGCAATGCTCACCGATCTGTACGAGCTCACTATGGCCCAGGGCCTGTGGGAGAGCGGCAAGGCCAACGAGCAGGGTTGTTTTACGGCGTTTTACCGCGACCATCCCTTTGGCAGCGCGTATGCCGTCATGTGCGGCACCGCCGAGCTGCCCGAGCTTGTCGAGAACCTGTGCTTTACGCCCGAGGACATCGACTATCTAGCTTCGCTCCAGGCTCCTGCCGGCGGCGCGATGTTTAAGCCTGCATTCCTCGACTACCTGCGCAACTTCCGTGCGCACGTGAATATCGACGCCGTGCCCGAGGGCGAGCTCGTATTTCCGCGCGAGCCTATGGTGCGCGTCACCGGCCCGGCGCTGGAGTGCCAGCTGCTCGAGACCGCGCTGCTCAACATCGTCGGCTTCCAGACGCTTGTTGCCACCAAGACGGCACGCGTGGTGTTGGCGGCGGACGGCCGTCCCGTGGCCGAGTTCGGCCTGCGTCGTGCCCAGGGTCCCGATGGTGGCTTGGCTGTTGCGCGCGCAAGCTATGTGGCCGGCTGCTCGTCCACGTCTAACGTGCTTGCAGGGCGCCGTTACGGCATCCCCGTCTTTGGCACACACGCGCACAGCTGGGTGATGAGCTTTGACTCCGAGCTCGAGGCCTTCCGCGCCTTTGCCAAGTCGAGCCCCAAGAATTGCACGCTGCTCATTGACACCTACGACGTGCGCGAGGGCTGCGAGCATGCCATTACGGTTGCCAAGGAGATGGAGGCGGCGGGCGAGCGCCTGTCGGCCATTCGCATCGACTCGGGCGACCTGGCTAAGTTGTCCAAGTATGTCCGCGGACGTTTTGACGCCGAGGGCCTGCCTTATGTGGGGATTTCGGTTTCCAACGACCTGGACGAGTACACGATTCAGTCGCTGCTCGACCAGGGCGCGCCCATCGATAGCTTTGGCGTGGGTACCAAGCTTGCGACCTGCTACGATCAGCCGGCGCTGGGCGGCGTGTACAAGCTTTCCGCCCGCCGTGCGAGCGATGCGGACCCGTGGACGCCGGTGGTGAAGCTCTCCGAGCAGCCCTACAAGCGCACGATTCCGGGCGTGCAGCGTGTGCGCCGCTATTACGACGGCTTTGGCGGCCCGGTCTGCGACATGATCTATGACGAGGATCATCTGGCGGGGGAGGGCGCCGCGCGCGGCAATACCCTCGTGGCCGTGAACGATGCCGCCCTGGTGACCGATGTGTCCGAGCTTGAGTATCGCGAGCTGCTGGTGCCGATTGTGCGCGATGGCAGTGCGGTAGCCCCGCGCGAGAGTATCGAGGACGCACGCGAGCGCTGTGCTTGGGCACTCGATCATCTGGATGCGGCTTTCAAGCGCTTCCTGTATCCGCAGACCTACGTGGTGGGTATGGAACAGGGTCTGGCCCAGGTGCGCGACGAGCTCGTGCGCAAGAACATGGCCGCGGCTTCGGCCTTCCCCTGGGCAAAATGA
- a CDS encoding radical SAM protein — MPTSLTELFSPACHLCPRRCGAARDEGAHGVCGADDTLKVARAALHMWEEPPISGEAGSGTIFFSGCSLKCVYCQNHEISTGNFGLEISPERLVEIMLELQDQGANNINLVTATHYAHLLPAAIAEARERGLDIPIVYNTSGYERASAVAALGDLVDVWLTDFKYADAELAQSLSHIKDYPRVAVSGLAQMAREVERRGGELVDDEGLMKRGIIVRHLVLPGHADDSCRVLDLVWQTVGDVPISVMNQYTPNALMREQGGELARAVTREEYEQVLDHADGLGFTTMFWQEGGAVDESFTPAFDTTGVLTSAK, encoded by the coding sequence ATGCCGACGTCGTTGACCGAACTTTTTTCGCCCGCCTGCCATTTGTGTCCACGCCGTTGCGGCGCGGCACGCGACGAGGGCGCGCATGGCGTGTGCGGTGCCGACGACACGCTTAAAGTCGCCCGCGCGGCGCTCCATATGTGGGAGGAGCCGCCCATTTCGGGTGAGGCCGGCTCGGGCACGATTTTCTTTAGCGGCTGTTCGCTCAAATGCGTCTACTGCCAAAACCACGAGATCTCGACGGGCAATTTCGGTCTTGAGATTTCGCCCGAGCGCTTGGTCGAGATTATGCTGGAGCTGCAGGACCAGGGCGCCAACAACATTAACCTGGTGACTGCGACGCATTATGCTCACCTGCTGCCGGCCGCGATTGCCGAAGCGCGGGAGCGCGGGCTGGACATCCCGATCGTCTACAACACGAGCGGCTATGAGCGGGCGAGTGCCGTTGCTGCCCTGGGTGACCTGGTTGATGTGTGGCTCACCGACTTTAAATATGCTGATGCCGAGCTTGCTCAGTCACTTTCTCATATTAAGGATTACCCGCGCGTGGCCGTGTCGGGCCTGGCACAGATGGCGCGCGAGGTCGAGCGCCGCGGGGGAGAGCTGGTGGACGACGAGGGGCTCATGAAGCGCGGCATCATCGTGCGTCACCTAGTGCTGCCGGGACATGCGGACGATTCGTGCCGCGTGCTGGACCTGGTGTGGCAGACGGTGGGCGACGTGCCGATTTCGGTCATGAACCAGTACACCCCCAATGCGCTCATGCGCGAGCAAGGCGGCGAGTTGGCACGCGCCGTGACGCGCGAGGAGTACGAGCAGGTGCTCGATCATGCCGACGGCCTGGGCTTTACGACGATGTTCTGGCAAGAAGGTGGAGCGGTAGACGAGAGCTTTACCCCGGCGTTCGACACCACCGGCGTCCTCACCAGCGCAAAGTAG
- a CDS encoding MraY family glycosyltransferase, which translates to MVSSTSFIPYLCVAAAAFITTFLTVPLVKRLAIKLDAVDYPSKRRINTKPIPRMGGTAVFLGLVVACIVQILGTWYLGWPPVLVPHPRLHISYPVLALSFTVIFATGAIDDVFQLKPKQKLAGQVLAALIACIGGLKIGVIINPFAPGEIMLGWLAYPITVIYLVAFTNIINLIDGLDGLATGICGIASFTMFSMAVLSGRIDAAALSIALFGACLAFLRYNFNPASIFLGDSGSLLLGFALGSISLLNVSRTAALTSLIIPLIVAGVPIIDTFSAIVRRKRAHISIGQADKGHIHHRLIQEGYNQKQAVLLIYAWCIMLSAGAAAINQVEVPTRVLIFVVLAIGSAAFAKHLHLFEPVLRHHYNKRTHEDELVTPDDPAFKQEEQAAEERKEERHHKL; encoded by the coding sequence ATGGTTTCCTCCACGAGCTTCATACCGTACTTATGCGTGGCGGCCGCTGCCTTTATCACGACCTTTCTCACGGTACCCCTGGTCAAGCGTCTGGCGATTAAGCTCGATGCCGTCGACTATCCCTCAAAGCGCCGCATTAACACCAAACCCATCCCGCGCATGGGCGGCACGGCAGTCTTTTTGGGCCTCGTCGTTGCCTGCATCGTGCAGATCCTGGGCACCTGGTACCTGGGCTGGCCGCCCGTTTTGGTACCGCACCCGCGCCTTCACATCAGCTACCCCGTGCTGGCACTCTCCTTTACCGTGATCTTTGCGACCGGCGCGATCGATGATGTCTTCCAGCTCAAGCCCAAGCAAAAGCTGGCCGGCCAGGTGCTCGCCGCGCTCATCGCCTGCATCGGCGGCTTAAAAATCGGCGTCATCATCAACCCGTTTGCCCCCGGCGAGATCATGCTTGGCTGGCTCGCCTACCCCATCACCGTGATCTACCTAGTGGCGTTCACCAACATCATCAACCTCATCGACGGCCTCGACGGCCTGGCCACGGGCATTTGCGGCATCGCATCGTTCACCATGTTTTCGATGGCCGTTCTCTCGGGCCGCATCGACGCCGCCGCGCTCTCCATTGCGCTCTTTGGCGCCTGTCTGGCCTTTTTGCGCTACAACTTCAACCCCGCAAGCATCTTCTTGGGCGACTCGGGGTCGCTGCTTCTGGGCTTTGCGCTGGGCTCCATCTCGCTGCTCAACGTGAGCCGCACCGCCGCACTCACCTCGCTTATCATTCCGCTCATCGTTGCCGGCGTGCCCATCATCGACACGTTCAGCGCCATCGTGCGTCGCAAGCGCGCCCACATTAGCATCGGACAGGCCGACAAGGGCCACATCCACCACCGCCTGATCCAAGAGGGCTACAACCAAAAGCAGGCCGTGCTGCTCATCTACGCCTGGTGCATCATGCTTTCGGCCGGCGCCGCCGCGATCAATCAGGTCGAGGTGCCCACGCGCGTACTCATCTTTGTCGTGCTCGCTATTGGCTCGGCGGCCTTCGCCAAGCACCTGCACCTGTTTGAGCCCGTCCTGCGCCACCATTACAACAAGCGCACACACGAGGACGAGCTGGTAACCCCCGACGACCCCGCCTTTAAACAGGAGGAGCAGGCAGCCGAAGAACGTAAAGAAGAGCGCCACCACAAGCTCTAG
- the trpS gene encoding tryptophan--tRNA ligase, translating to MPNENSYEVALQKSNAIREGLAKTPEKFTMLTGDRPTGRLHLGHYFGTLKGRVELQNMGAKTNVLIADYQVITDRDTTEHIQDNVYNMVMDYLACGIDPDKTMIYAHSAVPAANQLMLPFLSLVSEAELARNPTVKAEMEASGHELTGLLLTYPVHQACDILFCKGNVVPVGRDQLPHIELTRTIARRFNNRYGKVFPEVDALLSETPLLPGLDGRKMSKSYGNAINISMTAEETAKRIKKSQTDSERMITFDPENRPGVSGLLSTAAICTGRSEVEIAEEIGMGGSGQLKKYVTEAVNEYFAPIRERRQRYENDLDYVKDVLHEGNRRANEIADQTLAEVQDAMGMVY from the coding sequence ATGCCAAACGAGAACAGCTACGAAGTCGCGCTGCAAAAGAGCAACGCCATTCGCGAGGGCCTGGCCAAGACGCCCGAGAAGTTCACCATGCTCACCGGCGACCGCCCCACCGGCCGCCTGCACCTGGGCCACTACTTTGGCACCCTCAAGGGCCGCGTTGAGCTGCAGAACATGGGCGCCAAGACCAACGTGCTCATCGCCGACTACCAGGTCATCACCGACCGCGACACGACCGAGCACATCCAGGACAACGTGTACAACATGGTCATGGACTACCTTGCCTGCGGCATCGACCCCGACAAGACCATGATCTACGCGCACTCCGCCGTGCCCGCAGCCAACCAGCTCATGCTGCCGTTCCTGTCGCTGGTGTCCGAGGCCGAGCTGGCGCGCAACCCCACGGTAAAGGCCGAGATGGAGGCCTCGGGCCACGAGCTCACCGGCCTTCTGCTCACCTACCCGGTGCACCAGGCCTGCGACATCCTGTTCTGCAAGGGCAACGTGGTGCCCGTCGGTCGCGACCAGCTACCGCACATCGAGCTTACCCGCACCATCGCTCGCCGCTTTAACAACCGCTACGGCAAGGTGTTCCCCGAGGTCGACGCGCTGCTGTCCGAGACCCCGCTGCTGCCGGGCCTGGACGGTCGCAAGATGAGCAAGAGCTACGGCAACGCCATCAACATCTCGATGACCGCCGAGGAAACGGCCAAACGCATCAAGAAGAGCCAGACCGACTCCGAGCGCATGATCACGTTCGATCCCGAGAACCGCCCCGGCGTGTCTGGCCTGCTTTCGACAGCCGCCATCTGCACCGGTCGCTCCGAGGTCGAAATTGCCGAGGAGATCGGCATGGGCGGCTCCGGCCAGCTCAAGAAGTACGTGACCGAGGCCGTCAACGAGTACTTCGCACCGATCCGCGAGCGTCGCCAGCGCTACGAGAACGATCTGGACTATGTGAAGGACGTCCTGCACGAGGGCAACCGTCGCGCCAACGAGATCGCCGATCAGACCCTGGCAGAGGTTCAGGACGCCATGGGCATGGTGTACTAG